The following DNA comes from Clostridia bacterium.
ACAGAGCAATAACGTTCAGGAGGTACATATGGAAATAAAAATTATGAAGAATATACTTGATGCAAATGACAAGCTTGCAGGTGATAACAGGTCCCTGTTTAATCAAAGGGGAATAATTGCTGTAAATGTGATGGCATCACCGGGAGCAGGAAAAACCAGTATCATTTTAAGAGTGATCGAAGGGCTGAAAGGCGAAGTTGGTGTCAGTGTCATTGAAGGAGATATTGCTTCAAGTATTGATGCAGAAAAGATTGATAAGCTTGGTATACCGGTAGTCCAGATAAATACAGGCGGGGGCTGTCACCTGGATGCAAATATGATAAGATCTGTCGTTGAAGACCTTAAGCCACAGGATAATTCTATCATATTCATTGAGAATGTAGGCAATCTGGTCTGTCCTTCAGCGTTTGACCTTGGAGAAGGGATAAGGCTGGTCATAGCAAGTGTCCCAGAGGGGCATGATAAACCTTTTAAATACACATCTATGTTTGAGGCAGCAGATGTAATCATCCTTAACAAGATGGACTTAATGCCTTATATAGATTTTGACAGGGACAGCTTTTACAAAGGAATCAGAGCATTGAATGAAAAGGCGCCGGTTTTTGAGATATCCTGCAGGACCGGTGAAGGTGTCGGAGAGTTTGTAAGTTGGCTGAAGGGCCTACAGAAATAGAGCAGTGAAAATGGTCACTGCTCCTTTTTTCTGACAGTTTATTGTATTATTAATATCATTCTGGTAAAATCAAATGTTACAGAGTACCTGCGGAAAAACTGGTGAGAGACTATTCCGTCAATGCGGAATCCGACAGTGTCCCCTATGTAAGGATTTTTTCTCATGACCATTCCGGGAACATTTTTTTCTGAAATAGTGTTTTCTCCTGTTCCCAGCGTCAAGCAATCAACTGTTATATCCACTCCTTCTACTTTACCGCCACCACCCATGCTTTCAACGGCTTTGGACCAGTCTGCCCTGATCCCTGTTTTTTTAATTGTTGCTTCCGTTGCCAGAAAGCCACCCCCTGCCATGCCGGTATCAACAAAGAAGTTCATTGGGCCTAAGTTGTTTACGGTTCCCTGGGTAATAATAACATGCATATCTATCAAGTTAATGGGAAACACTTTCGCTTTTCCTTCTAAGACCAGGGTATCCAAGCTTTTGGAGTTTTCGGTCCTGTTACGTGCCAGTATCAAAGATCCGTTGGAATAATCAAAGGTACTGATGAACTGTGATAAAATGCGTGTACCCAAGATGCCGTCTATCTTTAATCCATCAAAAATTGATGAGAATTCATCGGTTTTCATGGTATTTATAGGAATATTCCTGATTTTAAAATCTCCTATTGATACTGAATTAATCTTACCCAAGCCGGTTTTTGCTTTTGCCCCTCCGACATATTCACTTTCTATTGTACCGGATATCGTGGCCCCGATCCTTTCAGCCAGCTGCGTATTCAAGATAAGTTCAGCACCCCCTGTATCCAAAATAAAATAAAGGGGCTCATTGTCATTGACCGAAACCTGAATTACCGGTAACGGATCTGTTCTGATGAAGTCAATTCTGGATTCCTCCGGACCCTCAATTATGTACGCTTCATCATCCTCAAAAAGTTTAGCCTGACTTTCCAGCGCTTTTAGTTGTTTGAATGAGCCGAGCGCTATAGGGCCTGCTGCCTTTTTAAATTGCTCGGCAGCCTTTTTAAAATCATTTTTCCGATAATAGGTCATAGCTAACTTAAAGTCCAGTTCGGCAGTAAATGGCCAGAAACTCTGATACCAGGGAATATTATGTAAGGCACTTTTTAACATTTTCTCTGCTTCTTCGGTCTTATTATTCCAAAGTGCTAATATCCCAAGGCGCCCTAACAGGATAACGTTGTCCGGTGTCATCTCTCTTATCTCCTTATAAGCTGCCTCTGCCTCTGTGAGTCTTCCGTGGCGGAATAATTCATCAGCGGCATTCAGTTTTGCCTTTACTTCAGGAGATGATTTCTGTCCTCTAAGTAAAACTATGACTATGAGCAAGAAAATGATCGCTATAAATAAAAATATCATAAACTCCCTATACTTCCTTTCCCGGACTTTTTATATTCTTTGTCAGCCTGATAGTGGGTTCATCCCCTGAAGGGCATGAATCAACTTCATTAGGGTAAAGACTAAGATTGATACTATAAAGAGTACCTTCAGCTGAGCTGCACTCTCTGAATTCCTCCACTAGCCGCTCCAGTTTTTGTATGAATTTTGCTGCAGTATCATGGCTTATTCTTACAGACTCCAGTAAAGCAATCATCTCCAACTCTGGGCGTTTTTTTATAGTACTTATGGCAGTAGCCAGGTCGCTTTTCAAAATTGAAAGTGCTAAAGCCTTTTTATCCAAATTTCCTTCTTGCTCTGTATTGACAATAAAATTGTACGCAATAGACCTATAGTACTTTTCTATATTTCTGCCTGTATCTTTCTTTTCTACAAGGCAAATCAACCCGGCCCTTTCCAATAGCTTAAAATGGTGGGTTATATTCGCAGGATGTACACCCAACTCTTTCGCAATGCTTGATATTGTACGGCTTTCTTTGGACAGCAACTGCAACAGTATTATTCTTGTAGGGTGGACATAAGCTTTTATCTGGTTGTTATCTCTCAATATATGAGTTTGCTTAATTATAAGATTATTTTTATACATATTTCTAATGTTAGAATAATTTCTAATGAAAGTCAATACGGATTAGGGAGTTTTTTTCGATATATATTTCTCGCAAAAGTAGGTGACGGAATTGGACTGAATAAAGAATCCAGCTATAAATAAGCTGGATAAGCCGGCAGTGTCCTGCAATTATTCAGCAAAAAATCAGTGAAATGTCAGTAATCTTTCATAAATAATTCACTCCATTGGGTGGAGAATTATGTAAGATTACATGTGTGAGATGCATTCTATTTCTACTACATTATTTGCTAGGGACAAGTTAGTTTTTTATACGTATGACAGGAGTGCTATTTGTAATATGAAATACTCCGATTGTATTTGAAAAGGGTGGTCAAAATGAATGAAAAAACCTTGGAGATTAGTGATTTTTTATTATTCAAAAGTGTAATTCAGTATGCTAAATTCTATAAAGTAAGATTTTCATTAGCCATCTTCTGTTTGTTGGCATCAGTGGGTCTAGGCTTAATTCAGCCATTGATATGGGGGAAGTTGGTAACAAACCTGTTTACCAACAACTATTATTCAGCACTACTTAACATAATAAAAATCACAGCAATTTATATATCGCTGTCTGTAATCACATTTTATCAGTCGTACCTGATAACCTACTTGACTAATAATATTGTATTTAAAATGAAATGTGACATTTATAAAAGAATACTTAGTCTTGAAATGCAGTTATTCGATGAAATGCGCGTGGGTGACTTCATTTCGCGCTTGAACGGAGATATTGCAGTTATCGCCAATTTTATCACTAATCAGTGTCTGAATACCTTAATTGACATATTGAAAGTTGCAACCATAGGGTTTATTGTCTTCCGGATTAATGCACTTTTATCTGTTGTAATAGTAGTCTTTCTTCCTTTATCATACTTAATATTTTTTAAATTCAGCAAACTGTTAAGAAAAAAGAGCAGAGACATTTCATCTTCAAACGATAACTATTTCAGCTATTTACAGCAATCTATTTCCGGTATAAGGGAAGTAAAAAGTCTTGGGATAAAAAATAAAAATTTCTCAATATTCGCGTTGCTTTCTGAAAGCATTAAAAATAAGAATATTGAGTTTTCAATGGTTAATAATTTATCTCAAACTTTATCCAGGGGAATAAACTTCCTGTCGGAAATCGCAATTATGGCACTGGGAGGGTTTCTGATATTTAAGAATTTGTTACCGATTGAATACTTTATTGCTTTTTTATCATATTTTAATCAGCTTTCCGGTTCATTAGCAAATTTATTCGGATTGAATGCAAGTATACAGCAAGCGTTAACATCCCTTGAAAGGATATTACACTTGAAAGAAAACACGTACTATTCCTCTGAAAGGTTTGGAATAAAGAATATCGGACACATTAAGGGTAATATAAAGTTTGAAAATGTGACTTTCCAATACAAGAATGGTATCCCTGTTCTTGATTCAGTATCTTTTGAAATACCTTCAGGAAGGAAAACTGCAATAGTTGGATCCAGTGGTTCCGGCAAAACTACGATTTTTAACCTGCTTCTAAGATTTTATGAACCCACAGCCGGGGATATTTTCGTAGATAACATAAAAATCGAAGAGTTTAGTGAGGAATCTTTAAGAGAACATATAGCAATTGTCAGGCAGGAACCTTTTTTGTTTAATCTTACTATAAAGGAAAACCTTTTGCTGGCAAATCCCTTGTCAACGGAAGAAGATATTGAGGAGGCATGCAAAGCCTCATGTATACATGAATATATATCTGGGTTGCCTGAAAAATATGAGACCATGATAGGTGAAAACGGAATAAACCTGTCTGTGGGTCAAAAGCAAAGGCTCGCAATAGCAAGAGTTTTGCTTAAAAAATCAAGTATAATACTCTTTGATGAAGCAACATCTTCTCTGGATAACGAATCACAACATTACATCAAGCAGATTATTGACAAGTTATCGAAAACCCATTCTGTAATTATTATTGCACATAGGTTAATCACAATTTCTGAGGCAGATGAAATTATTATTATTGAGGACAGAAAGATAGCTGGACGTGGTACTCATCCCGAGCTTATTAATGGAAACCCGGTTTATAGGAAGTTGTACGAAAAAGAGCTAAAGATCGAAAATGAAAAGAAGAAAGAGGCGGTATCGTATTAATAATAGTATAGAAAGACGTGTAAGGGTTGTAATAATTGATAGCGGTATAGATGCCGGCATATTAGGTTTATATGTAAATGATAAGGCATCAACTGCCTTCAGAATTAATGAAGAAGGATATATCACGGAAGTTAAGGATTTGAAAGCATGCCATATTCACGGCACGGTTATTGCGCTATTAATCAGGCATATATGTAAAAATGTTGAGTTTATCAGTATCAATATACTAAATGAAAGGCTGGTTTCAGATGCCAGAGTGCTTTTATGTGCATTTAAAAGAGCGGTGGAAATTAAGCCGGATATTGTCCACTTGAGCCTTGGGACAACAAAGTGGAAATATAGGTTTGCCCTAAATACAATCGTCAGGCATGCAAGGAAAAATAACATAATCGTTGTCGCTGCAGCAAATAACGAAGGGAAAAAATCCTATCCTGCATATTTGAGGGGGGTGATAGGAGTAAAAGCACGTGTGATGAAAGATAATAATCCTTTTGATTATCAAGATGGCTTTTTTTATGCACCATTAGATACCAAGGGAATAGAAGAGTTTGAGACGCTGGGTGTCAGTGATTATGCAACAGGTTCAAGCGTAGCAGCTGCATATATGACAGGATATATTGCTTCATTAATCTCTTCACGAAAAAAAATAGTATATTGCTCTGAAATAATTGGATTATTAAAGTCAAGTGACTTTAAAGATAGGGGGATATAGATGAATGGTAATAATAATATTAAAATGGGACAGTTGCAAAAATCATGGAAGGAGGGTGTAGCAAAAACAATTACATTTTGTGTAACTGAAGACTGTAATCTGGCTTGCAAGTATTGTTACATGACCGGTAAGAATTCTAAAAGGAAAATGACGTTTGAGATAGCTAAGAAAGCTGTAGATTATATACTTTCAAATAGAGATGTTTTTGATGAGGAAGCTGTCATATGGGATTTTATTGGAGGAGAGCCCTTTTTGGAAATTGATTTGATTGATAAGGTAAGTGACTATATAAAGCTTAAAATGTACGAGTTGAGTCACCCTTGGTTCGATAATTACATTTTCGGCTTTTCCACAAACGGCTTACTATACGACAACCCTAAGGTCCAGAAATATATTCTGAAAAATAGAGGCCATATTTCAATTGGCATAAGTATAGACGGTAATAAAATTAAACATGACCTGCAACGTATCAGGCTTGATGGCAGCGGATCATACGATGAAGTCATTCAGAAGGTTCCTCTTTGGCAGGAGCAGTTTCCCGGCTTTATGACCAAAGCTACATTTTCTCATGATGATTTGCCCTATCTTAAAGAAAGCATTATTAGCCTTTGGGAGAATGGAATCAAAACAATTGCTGCAAATGTAATTTATGAAGACGTTTGGCATGAAGGAGACGACGCGGTCTTTGAGGGACAGCTCCGGGAGCTTGCTGACCATATTTTGGAAAATGATCTGTGGAAGGAATATTCAGTAAGATTCTTTGATCCGAAAATTGGATTTCCGCTAACTGATGACCAATTAAAAAAGAATTGGTGTGGAGCCGGTAAAATGCTTGCAATCGATTGCGATGGAAAATTTTATCCTTGTATAAGATTTCTGGATTTTTCCTTGAATAACCGGGCTGGGGTATCTTTAGGAGATATTGAAAACGGAATAAATACTGATAAAATAAGGCCGTTTCTTGCATTGAATACAGTTTCTCAAAGCAGTGAGGAGTGCATAAAGTGTGATGTTGCAAAAGGCTGTGCATGGTGTACGGGAAACAATTATGATATGGCTGGCACCGATACGATATATGAAAGATCTACTTTTACTTGTAAAATGCATAAGGCGAATGTACGTGCGAATGAATATTTCTGGGACAAGTTCACGGAAGTTACAGGGGTGATATCGCCAAGAGAAGAATATAAACGGGAACTAGAGGCTGAAAAGTTTGAAGAGTCTGAAAACACAAGATTTTTGGTGTTTTTAACATCGGATGATGTCACGCCGCATTGCGCATACAGAAATTGGAACAGGACTAACAACAGAATGAGCCGAGGTTTGTTGGAAGAAGGTTTGAAGTTTGCTGAAGATAATGGATTTACCGCAATATTTCTGGGCGAAACCAACTGTCCTGGTGCTCCTGAATTCAATATAGTAAATTACAAGTCTCACCAGTTAAGTGAATATTCAATAATAACCTGCGATAATGAATCTTTTGTCCATGAAAGGACTTTTGAGAACTGTATTCTTCTAGTATCAAGAATGAATGTTGGAAGGTTGAGCAGCTTTGTAAAAGAATTACGTCCTTCAGTTGGCAGAATAAACGTTATACTTGAGGATATCGCAGATTGGAGTAAATTGGATATATCTGAGTATGAAGCCCAGTTGGATGTTTTAGTAGACTTCATATCTGAAACTTATAAAGATTCAAATCCTTTAGAGTTAAACATACTGACAGACAGCATGAATCTAAAATCAATGAGTAATTGTGATGCCGGCAATAATACCTACACACTCGCACCTAATGGGAAAATATACATGTGCCCGGCCTTTTACTTTGATAACCCGGATACTCATATTGGAGATCTTAAAAGCGGCATCAGTATAAAAAACAGCCAGCTTTTAAAAATAGAAAATGCGCCGATCTGTTCTGCTTGCGATGCTTACCACTGTACACGGTGTAAATTCCTAAACAAAAAATTAACAAACGAAATCAATACCCCATCAAAAATACAATGTGTTTTAAGCCACATTGAGAGAAATAAAGCAAGAGAATTGCAACAGAAACTAATAAAACAAAAAGTGGGTAGTTACGAAAGGTTGATAGAAGCAATTGAGTACCTTGACCCGCTTGAAAAAAATATATAAGTATAGGAGGCGTTATAGAGATGCTTAGAGAGAAAGTAGGATTTGTAACAGAAAATGAAAAAAGCTTGATTATGCAGCTTTATACTAAGAAAAAGGCTTTGGAGGAACTGTTTTTGACTTTGTGCAATCCCTCGTTAACTGAACTTAATAAAGATTCACTATATACAAAAATAGTGGATGATATGGGCAAAACAAAAACTGAATTTGATAAATGGTGGTCGGATATGTCGAGGAAGTATCAATGGAAATCATGTGAAAACAAACAATGGACAATCGACTTTGAAACATCCGAAATTTTTTTGATAGAAAAGCCAGGTATATGAAAACAGTAAGTTTTATAGCACAATAATGCCGGTAAAATAAATAAAAAAGGATTGGTGATTTTCATATGAAACATTTATATTCAAAAAAAATAAAAAAGCAAAATGATGACGTAATGGGGTATTTCTGTTGGTTTAGTTGTTCGGGCGGGTGCTATGGCTGTACTTCGTCCTGTGGAGGGTGTAATGGCTCATGTTCAGTAAGTTGTCAGCCAACCTGTGGTTCTGTTGATCAAGCAGTCCACTATCCGGGGTAACTATAAATAAATTATTTGTAAAGGGAAATTAGTTTTTTTAGGTAACTATTACTACATATTGCTGGCATTTATTGTGCTATATTTTTTTGTAATATATCTCAAACCATTGTTTACTTTCTTAGGGCATCCAATGGTTTGAGGGCAGTCACCCCTTCACAAAAATGATGTGTAGAAGCCTATCTGTTTCTATTTTACACACCTGTGGGATGTTTGTGAAGGGAGAATTCTGAAAGAGGGGCAGGGATTATTTCTATTATCCCAAAAACAAATATATTTTAGGAGGTCGAACAATGAAGAAACTATCTTTATTTTTGATTTTTGTATTTATGTTATCTATTTTTAGCGGTACTCAGATGTTTGCAGCACAAAATACTGAAAACCCACAGGTTACCTATAGTAAGGAAGAACTTGAAAAAAAGAAGAGAACTACTCTGCCTGACAAGAGTAGAGATAAGAAGAATAATGAAGTAAGCCGTGAAGTTACAGTACTGCTTGCTGACAGTTATGAGCCGAATAATTCAATATCTGCAGCAAAGCCAATAAGCAACAATAATACTATTTATCCTACTATTGATACTTCTTCAGACGTGGATTATTTTACATTTACAATCTCTTCTACAGCAAATGCGGTAATTTCAATGACTCCTCCGTCTGACAAGGATTATGATTTGAAGCTGTATAATTCATCCGGTACGGAAGTTGGAAGCTCGACTAACGGTACCGGTACAACAGACAGTATAACCAACACAAGTCTTCCCTCCGGTACCTACTATATATATGTTTACGGTTATAGCGGAGCATACTCTGAAACGTCGTATAGCCTTAGATTAAGCTATACAGGCGGTGGTGGTTCAGGAGATGATTATGGGAATGATTTCAGTTCGGCATACAGCTTATCTGTTTCTGCCGGAACTACTACCTCCCGTTCAGGCAGTATAGAAAGTACCGGTGATGCTGATTTCTTTAAGTTTACAGCTCCAAGCTCCGGAACATATACAATTTACTCCACAGGCAGTACTGACACCTATGGACATTTATACAACAGCAGCCAGTCTGAACTCGCTTCAAATGATGATAATAGTGCGTCAAACTTTTTAATTTCATACTCGCTTACCGCAGGACAGCTATATTATGTGAAGGTCAGGCACTACAGCAGTTCAGGAACAGGTGAATATACCCTTAATATTACTGCCCCGATCCCTGTAGCTAACGCATACAGTAATATAGCGAAGCTCCTTTATGTAGGATATGCAAATACACGTAATGGTACCAGCAAATATGCAAGTTATACTGACTCTGATCTGGACAGCATTTTGAACTCTCCTACATTGGGTACAAATGAATTTGTAATAACTGGCGGTGATTGTGGATATGGATTCAAACAGTGTGTAGCAATGACTGATATCAATTCTCTGACAACATCAGGTACTACAGCGTACAACTACTGTGGAACAACGGACTCAGCTTCACTTAATACAATAAAAAATGAGGCTGTCAATGTATATAATAGTATCGACAGTTATAGGACACTAGAAAGCTTTGCAGATGATCAGATTACTTTGGCTAATAGGATCTGGGCAAAGAACCCGAATGCAAAAGTATGGTTTTCTTTCCCGGTTATTCCGCATACAACCTTTGCATACCTGTATACTTCACAATGTAGGACAAAAATTGTAGATCGCATAAAGGACAGTATAAGCAGCACCAACTGGTCAAATAATGTCCTTGGATTTTACTATGGTACAGAATCTCCAACACAATGGTATACAAAATTTAATACATCGAATACTACTGATTTCAATAACCCGGTAGTAAACAATATGAATGGTCTTTCCTCATATGTACATGGATTTAGTAAGAAAATGTTATGGATACCTTATTACAGGGATGGGTCAAGTACAAGTACTTCCGATCTTCCAAGGCGTCTAGCATATATTTCATGCAGAACAAATATATTTGATTATGTAGATTTGCAGCCAAGCTATTACTTTAATTCTGCTCTAACAAATAACCTTAACCTTGTAAAAATCTGTGTCCAAAATAACACTATTGTTAACTCAAGTGGTAATGCTATAGTTTCAAAAACATCCAGCACACAAATAGGCTGCGAAATGGAAATCGATACGGATATTAACTCTGATTCATCGGCTCTATCCAGGTACAATCAATATGTTTCAGCTTTCTCTAGCTATAGAGGCAGCAAACATATCTCTTTTTACTGTTCAGAAAGGAACTCATTAATAAATACAAATGTGTTTAATACTGTAAGATCATTTGTAACATACTAATAAAATACTTGAATGGATACGGCAAATTATTATATTCATTCCCAATTATATAAGGAGGTACGAATAATATTTAAGGTTCCAGGATAGTTAATGCGTATTATGCAGTTACAAATAAGAGTTTCTAAATTTTTAGTATATTTGTGGCAGGAGTCAATGAATGACAACTGTCATTTTTTTGTTTTTTATTATACTCCTTATTGACTAGGTGGTCAATAAGGGGTATAATAAAAATAGTTGTTGACCACCTAGTCAATAATTGTAAAGACTAAACAGATAATGTACTTGCAAGGAGGTTGAAATTATGAATATCATAGAAATTAAGAACTTGAACAAGTCCTATGGTAAAGCCAGAGGTATAATAGATGTCAGCTTTGAGATACCTCAGGGTGAAATCTTCGGATTCATTGGCCCTAACGGGGCAGGAAAGTCAACGACTATAAGAACTTTGCTGGCGCTGATTTATCCCAACAGCGGAAGTGCTAAAATATTCGGTATGGACTGTATAAAGGATTCAGCCAAAATAAAAAGGGAAATCGGGTATCTGCCGTCTGAGGTAAATTATTATGATGATATGAAGATAAAAGACCTCCTCTATTATTCGGCAAAATTCTATAAAAAGGATTGCAGCAAAAGAATTAAGGAATTAAGTGATACATTTGAGCTGGACATGAACAAAAAGGTGGATGAGTTATCCTTCGGAAACAAGAAAAAGGTTGCAATAATCCAGGCATTGCTGCATGAGCCGAAGCTGCTGATTCTTGATGAGCCTACGGGAGGGCTTGACCCACTGATGCAAAACAAGTTCTTTGATGTACTTAAGGAAGAGAACCAAAAAGGGGTGACAATCTTTTTTTCCTCACATATCCTGAGTGAAGTACAGAGGATGTGTGACAGGGTAGCCATAATAAAAGAGGGTAAAATCCTTAAAGTAGAAACTATAGACAAACTAACCGGAGATAAATTCAAGAAAATTAGGATAGATTTTAAGAACGGAGACAGAATCGAACTTCCCGGAATGATAAATGTTGAAACTAAGGGTAAGAGCATGGAGTTTGTATTTGGCGGAAAGATTGATGAGCTGGTTAAGAAACTTGCCGGGGTGCATGTAGAGAATCTTTGGATAGAAGAACCTTCACTTGAAGAGATTTTTATGCATTATTATGAATCAGGAAATAGCAAGTAGTATTGAGGAGGGATGAAAAATGACTATATTTTTTAGGGAAATAGCAAGAAACAGAAAACAATTTCTGGTATGGACAATTATACTTGTTTTGTCGAGCATAGGAATGATGGCTATGTATCCTACATTTGCCGATCAGGCAGGGGAATATAACGAGCTGATGAAAAAATTCCCCAAGGAGATGCTGGAAGCCCTTGGATTGGATCAGCTTAACATGGGATTGATACTTGATTATTTCGCGTATGTTTTTCTATATATAATACTTTTTGGTGGAGTATATGCCATGCTCCTAGGCTCAAGCATAATTTCCAAGGAAGAGAGTGAAAAGACTGTTGAGTTTCTTATGGCAAAGCCTGTAACAAGAAAGATGATAATAACATCCAAGGCAGCCTGTGTACTGTTTTATCTTGTCCTTTTCAATTTGATATTTGCCGTCGCAGATTATTTCATGTTTGAAGCTGTTAAAAAGGATGCCTATAGTATGAACATATTTCTACTGCTTCATTTCGGATTCTTTATGCTTCAACTGACATTTGCTGCTGTAGGTTTATTGATATCGGTGTTTGTAGTAAAGGCTAAATCATTATACCCTATCGTGTTTGGTGTTGTACTTGGAGCGTTTTTTCTTAACATTATATCAGCTATGTCAGATAAACTGGAAAACTTCAAGTATTTGTCACCGTTTAAATATGTCAGCCCCGCAGATATGGTTAAGAATGGTAAAATAGAAACAACATACCTTGTTATTATGGCTGTGGTAGTAATAATATCCGTAGCTTTAACCTATTTGTTCTACAACAGAAAAAATATTAGTGTGTAATGGGAGTGTATCGGATTGTACCGAAATTTTGAGAATCTGCCGGAGGACAAGAGGAATAAAATAATCAGCGTAAGCATA
Coding sequences within:
- the hypB gene encoding hydrogenase nickel incorporation protein HypB, encoding MEIKIMKNILDANDKLAGDNRSLFNQRGIIAVNVMASPGAGKTSIILRVIEGLKGEVGVSVIEGDIASSIDAEKIDKLGIPVVQINTGGGCHLDANMIRSVVEDLKPQDNSIIFIENVGNLVCPSAFDLGEGIRLVIASVPEGHDKPFKYTSMFEAADVIILNKMDLMPYIDFDRDSFYKGIRALNEKAPVFEISCRTGEGVGEFVSWLKGLQK
- a CDS encoding aspartyl protease family protein; its protein translation is MIFLFIAIIFLLIVIVLLRGQKSSPEVKAKLNAADELFRHGRLTEAEAAYKEIREMTPDNVILLGRLGILALWNNKTEEAEKMLKSALHNIPWYQSFWPFTAELDFKLAMTYYRKNDFKKAAEQFKKAAGPIALGSFKQLKALESQAKLFEDDEAYIIEGPEESRIDFIRTDPLPVIQVSVNDNEPLYFILDTGGAELILNTQLAERIGATISGTIESEYVGGAKAKTGLGKINSVSIGDFKIRNIPINTMKTDEFSSIFDGLKIDGILGTRILSQFISTFDYSNGSLILARNRTENSKSLDTLVLEGKAKVFPINLIDMHVIITQGTVNNLGPMNFFVDTGMAGGGFLATEATIKKTGIRADWSKAVESMGGGGKVEGVDITVDCLTLGTGENTISEKNVPGMVMRKNPYIGDTVGFRIDGIVSHQFFRRYSVTFDFTRMILIIQ
- a CDS encoding helix-turn-helix domain-containing protein, coding for MRDNNQIKAYVHPTRIILLQLLSKESRTISSIAKELGVHPANITHHFKLLERAGLICLVEKKDTGRNIEKYYRSIAYNFIVNTEQEGNLDKKALALSILKSDLATAISTIKKRPELEMIALLESVRISHDTAAKFIQKLERLVEEFRECSSAEGTLYSINLSLYPNEVDSCPSGDEPTIRLTKNIKSPGKEV
- a CDS encoding ABC transporter ATP-binding protein/permease; the protein is MNEKTLEISDFLLFKSVIQYAKFYKVRFSLAIFCLLASVGLGLIQPLIWGKLVTNLFTNNYYSALLNIIKITAIYISLSVITFYQSYLITYLTNNIVFKMKCDIYKRILSLEMQLFDEMRVGDFISRLNGDIAVIANFITNQCLNTLIDILKVATIGFIVFRINALLSVVIVVFLPLSYLIFFKFSKLLRKKSRDISSSNDNYFSYLQQSISGIREVKSLGIKNKNFSIFALLSESIKNKNIEFSMVNNLSQTLSRGINFLSEIAIMALGGFLIFKNLLPIEYFIAFLSYFNQLSGSLANLFGLNASIQQALTSLERILHLKENTYYSSERFGIKNIGHIKGNIKFENVTFQYKNGIPVLDSVSFEIPSGRKTAIVGSSGSGKTTIFNLLLRFYEPTAGDIFVDNIKIEEFSEESLREHIAIVRQEPFLFNLTIKENLLLANPLSTEEDIEEACKASCIHEYISGLPEKYETMIGENGINLSVGQKQRLAIARVLLKKSSIILFDEATSSLDNESQHYIKQIIDKLSKTHSVIIIAHRLITISEADEIIIIEDRKIAGRGTHPELINGNPVYRKLYEKELKIENEKKKEAVSY
- a CDS encoding S8 family serine peptidase, translated to MKRRKRRYRINNSIERRVRVVIIDSGIDAGILGLYVNDKASTAFRINEEGYITEVKDLKACHIHGTVIALLIRHICKNVEFISINILNERLVSDARVLLCAFKRAVEIKPDIVHLSLGTTKWKYRFALNTIVRHARKNNIIVVAAANNEGKKSYPAYLRGVIGVKARVMKDNNPFDYQDGFFYAPLDTKGIEEFETLGVSDYATGSSVAAAYMTGYIASLISSRKKIVYCSEIIGLLKSSDFKDRGI
- a CDS encoding radical SAM peptide maturase, CXXX-repeat target family is translated as MNGNNNIKMGQLQKSWKEGVAKTITFCVTEDCNLACKYCYMTGKNSKRKMTFEIAKKAVDYILSNRDVFDEEAVIWDFIGGEPFLEIDLIDKVSDYIKLKMYELSHPWFDNYIFGFSTNGLLYDNPKVQKYILKNRGHISIGISIDGNKIKHDLQRIRLDGSGSYDEVIQKVPLWQEQFPGFMTKATFSHDDLPYLKESIISLWENGIKTIAANVIYEDVWHEGDDAVFEGQLRELADHILENDLWKEYSVRFFDPKIGFPLTDDQLKKNWCGAGKMLAIDCDGKFYPCIRFLDFSLNNRAGVSLGDIENGINTDKIRPFLALNTVSQSSEECIKCDVAKGCAWCTGNNYDMAGTDTIYERSTFTCKMHKANVRANEYFWDKFTEVTGVISPREEYKRELEAEKFEESENTRFLVFLTSDDVTPHCAYRNWNRTNNRMSRGLLEEGLKFAEDNGFTAIFLGETNCPGAPEFNIVNYKSHQLSEYSIITCDNESFVHERTFENCILLVSRMNVGRLSSFVKELRPSVGRINVILEDIADWSKLDISEYEAQLDVLVDFISETYKDSNPLELNILTDSMNLKSMSNCDAGNNTYTLAPNGKIYMCPAFYFDNPDTHIGDLKSGISIKNSQLLKIENAPICSACDAYHCTRCKFLNKKLTNEINTPSKIQCVLSHIERNKARELQQKLIKQKVGSYERLIEAIEYLDPLEKNI
- a CDS encoding CXXX repeat peptide modification system protein — translated: MLREKVGFVTENEKSLIMQLYTKKKALEELFLTLCNPSLTELNKDSLYTKIVDDMGKTKTEFDKWWSDMSRKYQWKSCENKQWTIDFETSEIFLIEKPGI